One segment of Daphnia magna isolate NIES linkage group LG2, ASM2063170v1.1, whole genome shotgun sequence DNA contains the following:
- the LOC116917763 gene encoding LOW QUALITY PROTEIN: D-3-phosphoglycerate dehydrogenase (The sequence of the model RefSeq protein was modified relative to this genomic sequence to represent the inferred CDS: deleted 1 base in 1 codon), whose amino-acid sequence MTLNIQQVLISDPVDPICSQILQDYGMNVTYARQWTKERLLQEIQNYEVLIVRSETKVTDDVLAAAPKLRLVGRAGTGLDNVDISAATRRGVLVMNTPGGNTISAAEHTCAMIAALSRHIPQACAALKNGTWDRKTYMGNELHGKTLAILGLGRIGREVAIRMQAFGMKTIGYDPVIEKQDAAEFGVDKMELEEIWPLADYITVHTPYIPQTHHLISTSALMRCKPSVRIINIARGGIVDETALLDALNSARCQGAALDVFVQEPPKEGTITWQLIQHPRVVCTPHLGASTVEAQERVAREIAEQLIDLVEGRQAVGIANAPNLARSMVGRNKPWMQLAQALGHLANSLAEGSLDRCPSGTETTVELICCGEGTEDVNLLASSALVGHLNGMKANGINIVNAAILARDVGVTISTRHVGSSKYLSIVQDLEKLLQLTVARGPFNIQLIGSVQGGNPVLYAINGCWFPFGATLSGNVLLFNGKQPDTTLTALVGALVASGVGVSAVMCTPPGASCWLALRTADVFQNPQKLNGPDATFIAQLVF is encoded by the exons ATGACGCTGAATATCCAGCAAGTTTTAATTAGCGATCCAGTTGACCCAATCTGTTCCCAGATCCTTCAAGATTACGGCATGAATGTCACATACGCTCGTCAATGGACCAAAGAGCGACTTCTCCAAGAAATTCAG AATTATGAAGTATTGATTGTCCGCTCCGAAACGAAAGTGACTGACGACGTACTAGCAGCAGCCCCTAAATTGCGTCTGGTGGGCCGGGCTGGAACCGGACTGGACAATGTTGACATTTCGGCCGCCACTCGTCGTGGTGTTCTCGTCATGAA TACACCTGGAGGAAATACGATAAGCGCAGCTGAGCACACCTGCGCCATGATTGCAGCTCTCAGTCG GCACATTCCGCAGGCCTGTGCCGCCCTAAAAAACGGAACCTGGGACCGAAAGACATACATGGGTAATGAGTTGCATGGCAAAACGTTAGCTATTCTCGGTCTGGGACGTATTGGACGTGAGGTAGCGATCAGAATGCAAGCATTTGGCATGAAG ACTATCGGCTACGATCCGGTGATTGAAAAACAAGATGCAGCTGAATTCGGAGTGGACAAAATGGAACTGGAAGAAATCTGGCCGTTGGCCGACTACATCACCGTTCACACTCCGTACATCCCTCAGACACATC ATCTTATCAGCACATCGGCGTTGATGCGCTGCAAGCCATCGGTGCGGATTATCAATATTGCTCGTGGAGGTATTGTCGACGAGACTGCATTACTGGATGCACTCAACTCCGCTCGTTGCCAAGGTGCCGCG TTGGACGTCTTTGTTCAAGAACCTCCTAAAGAAGGCACGATTACCTGGCAATTGATTCAGCATCCCCGCGTCGTTTGCACCCCGCATCTGGGCGCTTCGACGGTCGAAGCTCAGGAACGAGTCGCTCGTGAAATCGCAGAACAACTCATCGATTTGGTCGAGGGCCGACAAGCAGTCGGCATCGCTAATGCGCCCAATCTTGCCCGTTCCATGGTTGGACGCAACAAACCTTGGATGCAGCTAGCTCAAGCTTTGGGACACCTGGCCAATTCCTTAGCAGAAGGAAGTCTTGATCGATGTCCATCCGGCACTGAAACGACTGTCGAATTGATCTGTTGTG GCGAAGGGACGGAAGATGTCAATTTACTGGCCAGTTCTGCTCTTGTTGGCCACCTGAACGGCATGAAAGCCAATGGTATCAACATTGTTAATGCAGCAATCCTAGCTCGTGACGTTGGAGTGACCATCAGTACCCGACATGTCGGATCATCCAAATATCTGTCAATCGTCCAAGATCTAGAAAAGCTTCTGCAGTTGACAGTCGCTCGAGGACCTTTCAATATTCAATTGATTG GCAGCGTCCAAGGAGGCAACCCTGTTTTGTATGCTATTAACGGTTGCTGGTTCCCGTTTGGTGCGACACTTTCGGGTAACGTGTTGCTCTTCAACGGCAAACAACCGGATACGACCTTGACAGCGTTGGTGGGTGCCTTGGTAGCGTCGGGAGTTGGCGTTTCAGCAGTGATGTGCACACCTCCTGGAGCTTCCTGTTGGTTGGCATTGCGTACGGCCGATGTCTTCCAGAACCCACAAAAACTCAACGGACCCGACGCCACCTTCATTGCCCAATTAGTGTTCTAA
- the LOC116916094 gene encoding RB1-inducible coiled-coil protein 1, protein MLYVFLVDTGTTLTFDMNLALETVANLKEVVYKACKIAPDKQVLLISGGQSLDPSYRVCSYSAGTDTNPIFLFCKSTIESAVPPSPSMDFGSAHDLKQKAEACLNDKETTYQTVVTRVQLAQQFHETGREICRVCEQLVHDQHMQQQGWSAVVANLEDVVADFKGRTQLFEQTYQHYLSSREDNLDILSHFGEDLSALADIPVLPCLLNQAQEMQLLDWVHSTDDEDTNLNVVADSCTKALEQMDHQLLQALEKHIETALFAAERPEMKEIGGLGERLYGLEQLLIEARKKVQEQGDIAQALLQNQQRARNFNDASVLPELCTSHRHQLKVMLKNDEKLRDIRSRCSRAKEELSTNLHSRLRWMMFVQRQLSEVHERLNLQNENLRRLRRHFDLLRQLHQAPSIYLRSMVEIVRRKHFSTKFIEWAETLSGYARIVHQDEASLRKSFIETCEGHFLTQLFPGIVEQFSPSFATSPPSPFDTNLPPVSVDDLERLKNALPTLWARLQLPGNLKEVLRNPPVLERLHSSAQKLLTPTELQIETGVLPSLSAALLSPPVRSGRSKVKRSQSDFHSDYQAEDSSDSLRRCRDDTGLELQQQLEETVKSQRCRLLALQSHLQCALEAGQAALPAFRTEMDSIRKLTLEWSDVANEQLARLRSEFTQQIIKLFASEESASLAMLDEAQSQNKKLGDEKEKLQEDLMVVRLELDKWKKQCVEWQEEKKSLVASAQLRLQQREEELEQQRLEQLNQQKLEHKKTIQTLQEAVKVAEEKYQVVVSDWQSASEQENPDALRAWKQELMLGHEVELEQLKLEKDSELNGLLELHNQMSVPDASEWKKKYEQLLKENEAQKLQIQEECQRKHRLEIEGLRSRFRMMASQSPSDCRSRSDSLDKFELRTTPPASPSNLVNAKRVPESHTDELLLPLVEKLKKEKDKLSTLVESYTTHYKTSNTKPTKWEATLSEALKDSNQMMQSVGSKVDQLRQESTNLSNKPPLPFTTSISQISSANMAASVAVLQSDEKSSTSPLLPLKSSSKKKPMSKMTRSLVRQGSANVYGCEVGDAVVVQWDERYSTHILYNKGPYLHFLHADSISALGLQNMTMEPFLARVIQREFCLVRKEENRYNLPKGTNFYRVKVDRVNNAS, encoded by the exons atgctATACGTTTTCTTAGTTGACACAGGAACTACTCTCACGTTTGATATGAATTTAGCTTTGGAGACGGTAGCTAATCTCAAAGAAGTCGTCTACAAAGCCTGCAAAATTGCTCCAGACAAACAGGTTTTACTCATCAGCGGAGGACAGAGTTTAGATCCATCATATCGCGTTTGCAGTTATTCGGCAGGCACTGATACCAACCCTATATTTCTCTTTTGCAAGTCAACTATTGAGAGTGCTGTCCCACCTTCACCCAGTATGGATTTTGGCTCTG CTCATGAtttaaagcaaaaagcagAAGCATGTCTGAATGACAAGGAAACAACCTATCAAACTGTGGTTACTCGAGTTCAGTTGGCACAACAGTTCCATGAAACTGGAAGGGAAATCTGTCGAGTTTGTGAACAGCTAGTCCATGATCAGCACATGCAACAGCAAGGATGGTCTGCTGTTGTAGCAAATCTTGAAGATGTTGTGGCTGATTTTAAAGGAAGGACACAACTATTTGAACA aacATACCAACATTACCTTAGTAGCCGGGAAGATAACCTGGATATCCTTAG TCATTTTGGTGAAGACCTTAGTGCATTGGCTGATATACCAGTTTTGCCATGTTTGCTCAACCAAGCTCAAGAAATGCAACTGCTTGACTGGGTGCATTCTACAGATGATGAAGACACAAACCTCAATGTAGTTGCTGACAGTTGCACGAAAGCGCTTGAACAAATGGACCACCAGTTACTGCAGGCTCTCGAAAAACACATAGAAACTGCTTTATTTGCTGCCGAAAGAccagaaatgaaagaaattggGGGATTAGGAGAGCGGCTTTATGGTCTTGAACAGCTGTTGATTGAAGCTAGAAAAAAAGTGCAGGAACAGGGTGATATCGCTCAAGCTCTTTTACAGAACCAACAAAGGGCTCGAAACTTCAATGATGCTTCCGTTCTACCTGAATTATGTACATCCCATCGTCATCAACTGAAG GTTATGTTGAAAAATGACGAGAAACTTCGCGATATTCGGAGTCGTTGCAGCCGTGCGAAGGAAGAGTTAAGTACAAATTTACATTCTCGTCTTCGTTGGATGATGTTCGTCCAACGGCAGTTGTCGGAAGTTCACGAGCGGTTGAACCtgcaaaacgaaaatttaCGCCGTCTTCGCCGACACTTTGATTTACTTCGGCAGCTCCATCAAGCGCCGAGTATTTATCTGCGTTCCATGGTAGAAATTGTCCGACGAAAGCATTTCTCCACCAAGTTTATTGAATGGGCAGAAACCCTCTCCG GTTATGCGAGAATAGTACACCAAGACGAGGCATCCCTGCGCAAGAGTTTTATTGAAACTTGCGAAGGACACTTCTTGACGCAGCTATTTCCTGGAATTGTTGAACAATTCTCTCCGTCTTTTGCCACGTCACCTCCATCTCCGTTCGATACTAATTTACCTCCAGTTTCGGTTGATGATCTAGAACGTTTGAAAAACGCGTTGCCCACTTTATGGGCCAGATTACAATTACCCGGCAATTTAAAG GAGGTGCTGCGAAATCCTCCTGTTCTAGAACGTCTCCATTCATCAGCACAGAAGTTGTTAACTCCAACGGAACTCCAAATTGAAACCGGCGTTCTTCCAAGCCTCTCAGCTGCTTTACTTTCGCCTCCCGTTCGATCGGGTCGTTCTAAAGTCAAGCGATCCCAGTCTGACTTCCACTCTGATTATCAAGCTGAAGATTCTTCTGATTCCCTT AGACGCTGTCGCGACGATACTGGACTGGAACTCCAACAGCAACTGGAAGAGACTGTCAAAAGCCAACGCTGCCGATTGTTGGCACTTCAGTCACACCTACAATGTGCTTTAGAGGCTGGCCAAGCTGCACTCCCTGCCTTCCGAACAGAAATGGATTCCATTCGAAAATTGACGCTAGAATGGAGTGATGTAGCCAACGAGCAATTAGCTAGGCTGAGATCTGAATTTACGCAGCAGATTATTAAGTTGTTTGCCTCCGAAGAAAGCGCTTCACTAGCCATGTTGGATGAAGCCCAATctcaaaacaaaaagcttggcgatgaaaaagaaaagctacAGGAAGACTTAATGGTGGTCAGGCTTGAGCTTGACAAGTGGAAAAAACAATGCGTTGAATGGCAGGAGGAAAAGAAGAGCCTGGTCGCCAGCGCTCAGCTTCGCCTTCAGCAACGAGAGGAAGAGTTAGAGCAACAAAGACTTGAACAATTGAATCAGCAAAAGCTTGAGCACAAAAAGACAATTCAGACCCTACAAGAAGCAGTTAAAGTTGCCGAGGAAAAGTATCAGGTCGTAGTGAGCGACTGGCAATCAGCTTCAGAGCAG GAAAATCCTGATGCGTTAAGAGCATGGAAGCAAGAGCTTATGCTTGGCCATGAAGTAGAACTTGAACAACTGAAACTGGAAAAAGATTCGGAACTAAATGGGCTTTTAGAACTTCACAACCAAATGAGCGTTCCAGACGCCAgcgaatggaaaaaaaaatacgagcAATTACTTAAAGAAAACGAGGCCCAGAAACTTCAGATACAGGAAGAATGTCAACGCAAACACCGACTGGAGATTGAAGGACTTAGATCGCG GTTTCGTATGATGGCAAGCCAATCTCCGTCCGATTGTAGGTCAAGATCCGATTCATTAGACAAATTTGAACTGCGAACAACCCCACCAGCCAGCCCGTCCAATCTAGTGAATGCCAAGAGAGTACCA GAAAGTCACACAGACGAACTGTTACTGCCACTAGTCGAGaagttgaagaaagaaaaagataaattgTCAACCCTTGTTGAAAGCTATACAACCCATTACAAAACCAGCAACACCAAGCCTACAAAATGGGAGGCTACGCTGTCCGAAGCGCTGAAAGATTCGAACCAGATGATGCAAAGTGTTGGTTCGAAAGTAGACCAACTTCGCCAAGAGAGTACAAATCTCTCAAACAAACCACCTCTTCCATTTACCACGTCCATATCCCAAATCAG TTCGGCAAATATGGCAGCTAGTGTGGCAGTTTTGCAGTCAGATGAGAAATCATCGACGAGTCCTTTACTTCCTCTGAAAtcttcttcaaaaaaaaaacccatg aGCAAAATGACTAGATCACTTGTTAGACAAGGTTCAGCAAATGTTTATGGTTGTGAGGTTGGAGATGCTGTAGTCGTGCAATGGGACGAACGATATTCAACACACATTTTATACAACAAAGGGCCGTACCTACATTTTTTGCATGCTGATTCAATATCTGCGCTCGGACTGCAAAACATGACAATGGAACCTTTTTTGGCTAGGGTTATCCAAAGGGAATTCTGCCTTGTTCGGAAG GAGGAAAATCGCTATAACCTTCCAAAAGGAACGAACTTCTATCGCGTTAAAGTGGATCGAGTAAACAATGCCTCATAA
- the LOC116916096 gene encoding uncharacterized protein LOC116916096 has translation MHFSLSVFAVLLACVAAQNQPQYVVFRSPYQAPFYGDSADVLNPEDPRLLLPTTTLTSTSTSTATCTKSVATECTRKRRGLLYDGEEEQQFPIVPSTVEGVETTQVSAREARAADPQLLAMASPLAYQPQSAFRSGSFNYRPVVVPYFGSHGQPVADERLFFTQIQSALTVTRTSTVFTVTTSTSTPDCSKTGTFPQCPNA, from the exons atgcaTTTTTCACTGTCCGTTTTCGCTGTTCTTTTGGCTTGCGTAGCAGCCCAAAATCAACCCCAGTACGTAGTTTTCCGCAGTCCTTACCAAGCTCCCTTCTATGGCGATAGCGCAGACGTACTCAATCCAGAAGATCCCCGACTTTTACTACCTACCACTACCCTGACCTCTACCTCAACTTCAACAGCCACCTGCACCAAGTCTGTAGCCACAGAATGCACTCGCAAACGCCGAGGTCTCTTGTATGAcggagaagaagaacaacaatTCCCCATCGTTCCCTCAACTGTTGAAGG TGTTGAGACTACTCAGGTTTCAGCTCGTGAGGCTCGCGCTGCTGATCCCCAGTTGTTGGCTATGGCTTCGCCGCTCGCCTACCAACCCCAATCCGCTTTCCGTAGTGGATCCTTCAACTACCGTCCAGTTGTCGTACCTTACTTTGGCTCGCACGGCCAACCTGTTGCGGACGAACGTCTTTTCTTCACCCAAATTCAGTCCGCTTTGACTGTGACAAGGACTTCGACTGTCTTCACTGTCACCACTTCCACCTCTACTCCAGATTGCAGCAAAACCGGAACATTTCCCCAGTGCCCAAATGcttaa
- the LOC116916097 gene encoding uncharacterized protein LOC116916097, with protein sequence MRLALSVLAVLLACVAAQDHPQFLAYRNPYQIPYYGENVFDPEDPRLFLPTTTTTLTSTSTATCTKSVATACARKRRGLLYDGEEEEQFPIVPTAVEGVEPTQVSGRDVRAANPQLLFVAPQYAYQPQSGYQSGPFNYRPVVVPFYGSHVQPVAGQRLFFNQIQSALTVTRTSTVFTVTTSTSVPDCSKTGSIPQCPNA encoded by the exons ATGCGTTTAGCTCTATCAGTACTCGCCGTCTTGTTGGCTTGCGTAGCCGCTCAGGATCATCCTCAATTCCTCGCTTATCGTAATCCTTATCAGATTCCTTATTACGGAGAGAACGTCTTCGATCCTGAAGATCCACGACTTTTTCTACCAACCACTACCACGACATTGACCTCAACTTCAACAGCAACCTGCACCAAGTCTGTAGCCACAGCATGCGCTCGCAAACGCCGAGGCCTCTTGTACgacggagaagaagaagaacaattCCCCATCGTTCCCACTGCCGTTGAAGG AGTGGAGCCCACACAAGTCTCAGGCCGTGATGTCCGCGCTGCTAACCCGCAATTGTTGTTCGTGGCTCCACAATACGCCTACCAGCCCCAGTCTGGTTATCAAAGCGGTCCGTTCAACTACCGTCCAGTTGTTGTACCTTTTTACGGCTCGCACGTACAGCCTGTTGCTGGCCAACGTCTTTTCTTCAATCAAATTCAGTCCGCTTTGACCGTGACAAGGACCTCGACTGTCTTCACTGTCACCACTTCGACTTCTGTTCCAGACTGCTCCAAAACCGGATCAATTCCCCAGTGCCCAAATGCTTAA
- the LOC116916098 gene encoding uncharacterized protein LOC116916098 — MRVALFISFVFAAYGSIAAYRRPAEGYGFHPYGNNPAQQEAEAQARQQLFWAIRDLLTVNFPRSTVSVTSTSTVDMICTKSVARICRSNQVPFLRSPTSTENSERIEAGEEGEEQFPVVPTAVQQVEATALPTKQARAADPQYFVNPRAYENPLRNVQSAFYSGPYDPLPMPLYDRYQQPVAGQRQLFSGLLTATVTVSTNLKINTITKTPRCSTAGPLLQCPNA; from the exons ATGCGTGTAGCGCTTTTcatatcttttgttttcgCGGCGTACGGAAGCATTGCCGCCTACCGACGTCCGGCAGAAGGGTACGGTTTCCATCCGTATGGCAATAACCCAGCCCAGCAGGAGGCGGAAGCACAAGCTCGCCAGCAGCTTTTCTGGGCGATAAGGGACCTACTGACGGTGAATTTTCCGAGGAGCACCGTAAGTGTAACGTCCACCTCAACAGTCGACATGATATGCACAAAATCCGTGGCTAGGATTTGTCGCTCTAATCAAGTACCTTTTTTGCGATCTCCAACGTCAACAGAGAACTCTGAAAG AATCGAGGCAGGTGAAGAAGGCGAAGAACAATTTCCCGTAGTTCCTACTGCCGTTCAACA AGTGGAAGCTACGGCACTGCCAACCAAACAGGCTCGTGCTGCCGACCCGCAATATTTCGTGAATCCTCGGGCATACGAAAATCCACTTCGAAATGTCCAGTCGGCTTTCTACAGCGGACCTTACGATCCGCTTCCGATGCCGTTATACGATAGATACCAACAACCGGTTGCTGGCCAACGTCAGCTTTTCAGCGGGTTGCTGACGGCAACAGTGACGGTGTCAACTAATCTCAAAATCAACACCATCACGAAAACCCCAAGATGTTCAACAGCCGGACCCTTACTCCAATGCCCGAACGcttaa
- the LOC116916100 gene encoding uncharacterized protein LOC116916100 — MRLALSVLVFFVSYAAVIAVAEPQSPDDLSPYYFDPKSDSTPDGLRTVGINVGGYILSFPRQTRTAVRIVASTITCTLSVANRCGVRAPGGRPGKLRPARPGRPAVVTEQKRVTLENVEENDEEDKEQFPIAPSAVQEVETTSLPTRDARAADPQRFVMSPAFRYHPEDIQSAFESGPYDPSMSLPFHRRYPLPGQQRRQLPVFFPSLFASTTVSTSFGFVFFTVTPSCSVTGTFPQCPNGKQ; from the exons ATGCGTTTAGCCCTTTCTGTACTTGTTTTTTTCGTCAGTTACGCGGCCGTTATTGCTGTTGCCGAACCTCAATCGCCAGATGACCTTTCTCCTTATTATTTTGACCCGAAATCTGACTCCACTCCGGATGGGCTTCGCACAGTAGGCATCAACGTCGGCGGATATATACTGTCTTTTCCGAGGCAAACCAGAACGGCAGTGAGAATCGTGGCTTCCACAATCACGTGTACGTTGTCCGTTGCCAATCGTTGCGGTGTTCGGGCTCCAGGAGGTAGACCAGGAAAGTTACGACCTGCCAGACCAGGACGACCTGCAGTCGTCACCGAGCAGAAACG CGTCACCTTAGAGAATGTCGAGGAGAACGACGAGGAAGATAAAGAACAATTCCCAATAGCTCCATCGGCCGTCCAAGA GGTTGAGACCACGTCATTGCCAACGCGAGATGCTCGCGCTGCCGATCCGCAGCGATTCGTGATGTCTCCGGCATTCCGTTACCATCCCGAAGATATCCAATCGGCTTTCGAAAGCGGCCCTTATGACCCCAGTATGTCTCTGCCGTTCCACAGACGATATCCACTTCCTGGCCAACAACGACGTCAATTGCCAGTCTTCTTTCCCAGCTTATTCGCGTCAACAACAGTGTCAACTTCCTTCGGTTTCGTCTTTTTCACGGTGACTCCATCCTGTTCAGTTACCGGCACGTTTCCTCAGTGTCCAAACGGCAAACAGTAA
- the LOC116916101 gene encoding uncharacterized protein LOC116916101 — protein MRFFVFMLSVLIAIIQGNAQYQAYYRDALYPYPAHQVPIVPSLDQENRIFFNQIFNAITSFYTSTTTTTSTSTTTCTVSTNFPCPGRRRRFIVGEHDDDAIEPSTVKQVEITQAADMESLVRNERKADPQFVFWRVNSEYPGYELQSTFGPGPVPVNYYPYLRPPVVAADSRLFILQVTTVTSRMTTTSRSTPGCSSASNFNQC, from the exons ATGCGCTTCTTCGTTTTCATGTTGTCCGTCTTGATTGCCATTATTCAAGGCAATGCGCAATACCAGGCGTATTACCGCGACGCGTTGTATCCGTATCCGGCCCATCAGGTCCCCATTGTCCCGTCCCTTGATCAGGAAAACCGGATCTTCTTCAACCAGATTTTTAACGCCATCACTTCTTTCTACACGTCGACGACAACGACGACATCCACTTCCACAACAACTTGTACCGTGTCGACTAACTTTCCTTGCCCTGGCCGTCGCAGGAGATTCATAGTGGGAGAGCATGATGATGACGCCATTGAACCTTCGACAGTAAAACA GGTTGAAATAACTCAAGCTGCCGATATGGAATCGCTTGTCAGGAACGAACGCAAAGCTGACCCTCAATTTGTATTTTGGCGTGTCAATTCTGAGTACCCTGGGTACGAACTCCAGTCGACATTTGGCCCAGGCCCTGTCCCTGTCAACTATTATCCATACCTGCGCCCACCGGTCGTAGCAGCTGATTCGCGTTTGTTTATTCTTCAAGTCACGACAGTGACCAGCAGGATGACTACCACTTCTAGGTCGACTCCAGGTTGTTCTTCAGCAAGCAATTTCAATCAGTGCTAA
- the LOC123470189 gene encoding uncharacterized protein LOC123470189, whose amino-acid sequence MKFLVFLLAVSIATVVNGQYQPYYDDVLYPYAGYPIPGSQPVIDQNRLLFQVTSLFTTTTTSTTTTTTTCTVSNAANAGACLATGRRRRGILDDEDDIEPSPVNKVEATLLPETEASGVRKERKPDPQVAFWRASPDDYSPYELQSTFGGQRPFLAGYNPYFRRPVVAADPRLFVPLQVTRTSTTTVTATSRSTPVCSSPSNFNQC is encoded by the exons atgaagttCCTCGTTTTCCTTTTGGCCGTTTCTATTGCCACCGTCGTCAATGGCCAGTATCAGCCCTATTACGACGATGTTCTGTACCCATATGCCGGTTATCCGATCCCTGGCAGCCAGCCGGTCATCGATCAAAATCGTTTGCTTTTCCAAGTGACATCTTTGTTTACAACGACCACCACATCCACAACAACGACCACCACAACCTGCACGGTATCGAACGCCGCGAACGCCGGTGCCTGCCTTGCCACTGGTCGTCGTCGCAGAGGCATCCTTGACGACGAGGATGACATTGAACCTTCTCCAGTAAACAA GGTGGAGGCGACCCTGCTCCCTGAAACGGAAGCATCGGGGGTTAGAAAGGAACGCAAACCAGATCCGCAAGTTGCATTTTGGCGTGCATCTCCTGATGATTATTCGCCATACGAACTGCAATCCACATTCGGCGGCCAACGTCCTTTCCTAGCTGGCTACAATCCGTATTTCCGCCGACCTGTTGTTGCAGCTGATCCCCGACTATTTGTGCCACTGCAAGTGACGAGGACGTCGACAACCACCGTGACTGCCACTTCCAGATCGACGCCCGTCTGTTCGTCGCCCAGCAACTTCAATCAGTGTTGA